Genomic window (Desulfobacterales bacterium):
CCATGGGCAGCCGGACATTGTCGAAAAAAAGCTCAGCCGTATTGGACGCCCGCCACATCATTTTCCGATGCATGGGAAGCGCCTTGAACCCGGGGGTGCCATGCTCAACCAGAAAACAGGTATATTCCGGTTTGCCGCCGGGCCGGTTTCCGGTAACCGCCTGAACCGTAACGCCCATGGACATCTCACAGGCCGCGTTGGTAATGAATATTTTTGATCCGTTCAGCACCCACTCGTCGCCGTCCTGGGTTGCAGTGGTTTTACTGCCGCCGGCATCGGACCCGGCCGTCGGCTCCGTCAGGCCAAACCCCCACAGAGCTTCCCCCCGGCAGAGCTTGGGCAGGTACTTCTGTTTTTGCGCCGCTGTACCGAAATAGTATATCGGCGCAATCCCTAAAGAATTGCCCGCAGCGATGGTTGCCGCCTGGGATCCATCCACCCGGGCGATTTCCTCAACGGCAATAATATAGGACAAATAATCCATGCCCTGGCCGTCATATTCTTCTGAAACAAAGGTGCCGAATAGACCGATCTCTCCCATTTTTCGGGTCAATTCAGCCGAAAATTCCTCTTTTTCCTCGAGCTCGGATGCCACCGGCATAATCTCCGTTTGGGCAAATTTACGCACCTCGCGGCGAATCATCTCCTGCTCTTTAGACAAATCGAAATTCAAGGGCACCTCCTCTTTCGCATTGTAAAAGGCCTATTGCCCGGGTTGATCATATATCCTGGACTGCAACAGCGGGCGCATACCCCATCCTGTCAAGGCGGGACTGGAGGCAATTTCCAATTTATGGGTGCCGCTGTGGGACTCGCTTGTTTCTGAAAAAAATGATTTCTATAAAACAGTCTTCTATTTTAGGGAATAATCGTTCTGCTATACATTTTATTGAGAGCCGCATTAGATCGAAAGATAGGCTCGGGCGTGTGTCAATCAAGAGAGGAGCGCCCTTTTCATGGCAATGGAAATTCCCGAAAATGACCGCGCGCTCAGGCATAAATATCAATATTTTAGTGTTGTTGCTCTATTTCTGTCAAGTGCTTTCTATGCCAAACCGATATCGGGTTTTGGGGCATGTAAAAACTTGACGAAAAAATCAAATGCATGTTAGGCTGACCGCGCAAGCATGCTTCTGAGAGACACCTGCTTTTTTAAAAAGATCCTCTTTTTTTTAGCCGCCGTTGCCGTTGATGAAGTTTTTACACAAAAAGGGGGAAAGAATGGATACCGAAATCAAAGCATACCGTCCCAAGCATCATATCCGCTTTGTAACGGCCACAGCTCTTTTTGACGGCCATGATGCCTCCATCAACATCATGCGCAGAATCCTCCAGGAAACCGGCGTCGAGGTCATTCATCTGGGTCACAATCGCAGCGTCCGGGAAATTGTATTTGCCGCCATTGAAGAGGATGTTCAAGGCATCGGCGTCTCCAGCTACCAGGGCGGCCATGTTGAATTTTTCAAATACATGCTGGACTTGCTGACCGAAAATGGCGCCGGCCAAATCAAAGTGTTCGGCGGCGGCGGCGGTGTGATCATACCGGAAGAAATCAGAGAACTGGAAGCTTACGGCGTTGCCAAAATCTATTCGCCGGAAGATGGCGCCGCAGTGGGGCTTCAGGGCCTCATCAATGACCTGGTCAGCAAAATCGATTTTGCAACCGGCCGGCCGGAGAAGTTAAACATCAAGAATCTGTCCTGCCGAAACAAAAGGGACATCGCCCAATATATCACCGCTGTGGAATTGCTGAAGGCTTCATCCGGCAAGGACGACCGCCGGCTTGAGCGGATACGGTCCCAGTTGCTACAAAAGACCGGAAAACGTAGAGTGCCGGTGGTGGGCATCACGGGCACCGGCGGCTCCGGCAAATCATCGTTGACGGATGAGATCATTTTGCGGCTCCTGCACGACAACAAGAATATCCACATCGCCGTTTTGAGCTGTGATCCCTCCCGACGAAAAACCGGCGGAGCCCTGCTGGGCGACCGCATCCGCATGAACAGCATCGGCGACGGAAGCGTTTATATGCGCTCGCTGGCAACCCGTCAATCCAACACAGAAGTCCCTGTAGCCCTGGGAGATGCAATTCATGTGGTGAAAGCGGCCGGTTTTGATTTGATCATCGTTGAAACCGCGGGCATCGGACAAGGCGATTCAAATATTACCGCGCTCTCGGATGTGCCGATTTATGTGATGACGAGTGAGTTCGGAGCTGCATCGCAGCTGGAAAAAATCGACATGCTCGATTACGCCGAACTGGTCGTGGTAAACAAATTCGAGAAACTCGGGGGGGAAGACGCCCTTAGAGATGTTCGCAAACAGGTCCAGCGCAACCGGCATCTCTGGGAAGCGCCCCTTGAAGATATGCCGGTTTTCGGCACCATCGCCTCAAAATTTAATGATGACGGCGTGACCGCTTTATACCATGCGATCCTGGATAGCATTGCGGCCAAGACCGGTATGACCTTTCAATCCGGTCTGCCCGAGCCCGACCTGAAAACATCTACCTCCAAAACCATCATTATCCCGACCCAGCGGACCCGTTATCTCTCGGAAATATCCGAAATCGTCAGAAACTATCACTTGCAAACCCACACCCAGGCGGCTGCCATTCGCAAGGCCTGGCACCTGCGCGAGGCTGCCGGCGCCGTCGGCCAAGACGGTTCGGCAGAAATTTTCGCACGTCTTAAAAAGGAGGTGGCAAAGGCGGAAGAGGCCTTGGCGGAAGAAACCCGCCGGCTGACTCAAGATTGGGAGGATATCAAAGAAACCTACTCAAAGGCGGAATTGACATATCAGGTCCGGGACCGTGAAACCCGTGTCCCGCTGTTTACGGAGTCCCTGGCCCATCTAAGGATACCCAAAATCATTTTGCCCGGTTATACAGACCCGGGCAAAATTTTCGAATGGCTCCGTGAAGAAAACGTACCCGGACGATTTCCTTATACCGCCGGTGTTTTTCCATTGAAACGGATGGACGAAGAGCCTACCCGCATGTTTGCCGGCGAAGGCAACCCGGCCAGGACCAATCGGCGCTTCAAGCTGCTCTCGGCCGAATCCGAAGCCAAGCGTCTGTCCACCGCGTTTGATTCCGTCACCTTGTACGGGCAGGACCCGGACAAGCGTCCGGACATTTATGGCAAGATCGGCACTTCCGGCGTCAGCATCTGCAGCCTGGATGACATGAAGATCCTGTATGACGGGTTCGACCTGTCGGCGCCCAACACTTCCGTCTCCATGACAATCAACGGTCCTGCCCCGATACTTCTGGCCATGTTTCTGAATACCGCCATCGATCAACAGGTGGACAAATACACGGTTGAGACCGGCAAGGCGCCGTCCAAAAAAACGTATCAAAAGATCCGGACGGCGGTGTTGACCAATGTGCGCGGGACCGTTCAAGCGGATATTCTCAAGGAGGATCAGGGTCAGAATACCTGTATTTTTTCCATCGACTTCGCCCTGAAGATGATGGGAGATGTCCAGGACTACTTCATCCGCAACAATGTCCGCAATTTTTACTCTGTGTCCATATCCGGCTACCATATTGCCGAAGCCGGCGCCAACCCCATTACGCAGCTGGCCTTAACGCTGGCCAATGGATTTACCTACGTCGAGTATTACCTTTCCCGGGGGATGCCCATTGACAGTTTCGCACCCAACCTCTCCTTTTTCTTTTCAAACGGCATGGACCCGGAATATACCGTGATCGGACGGGTGGCGCGCCGCATCTGGGCCATCGCCATGGCCGCTAAATACGGCGGCTCCGCCCGATCGCAAATGTTGAAATATCATATCCAGACCTCCGGCCGATCCCTGCACAGCCAGGACATTCAGTTTAACGACATCCGTACGGCCCTGCAGGCCCTGTGCGCGATTTATGACAACTGCAACAGCCTGCACACCAACGCCTTCGACGAAGCCATCACCACGCCCAGCAGAGAATCGGTCCGGCGGGCGCTGGCGATCCAGCTGATCATTAATCGTGAGTGGGGCCTGGCCAAAATCGAAAACATGAACCAGGGCAGCTTTATTGTCGAGGAACTCACAAATCTGGTGGAAGAAGCCGTCTTGATGGAATTTGACAGAATTTCAGAGCGCGGCGGGGTCCTGGGCGCCATGGAAACCGGCTATCAGCGCAGCAAGATTCAGGAAGAATCCCTTTATTACGAGTATTTAAAGCACACCGGCAAACTGCCCATCATCGGCGTCAACACCTTCCGCGACCCGGATGCCAATCTGGATGAATGGGCTGAAAGCGTCGATCTGGCCCGGGCGACCGAAGCTGAAAAAAAATCGCAACTGCGCCGGCTGTCCGAGTTTAAAAAGCGCCATGAAAAAAAGGCCGCTAAAGCCCTGGCGCGGCTGCAACAAGTAGCCCTGGCCGAAGAGAACATTTTTAGCGAGCTCATGGAGACGGTCCGGGTCTGCTCGCTGGGTCAAATCACCGAGGCGCTGTATCGGGTCGGCGGCAAGTACCGCCGCAATATGTAATCTTTTTTTACCATTTAACCTTTTTTCTATTTACTTTAAGTTCATTTTGGCGAAAAATCGATTTGACTGTTGTCCGTTGTCCGTTGCCGGTTACGAGTCCATGGAAATAATATAGATTTTCATCCTTCTACTGACCTCGGACAACTGACTACGGACAAAATTATTGGAAGGAGACGATTCAATGAAAGAAGCTGTGATTGTCAGTGCGGTTCGAACACCTTTGGGAAACTTTAACGGGTCCTTGGGCAATCTGGGTGCGACCAAACTCGGGGCCCTCGTGATTGCCGAGGCGGTCAAGCGAGCCGGCATCAAAAAGGAAAACGTGAATGAAGTCATTATGGGCCTGGTGCTCCCCTGCGGCTACGGCCAGAACCCGGCCAAACAGGCCGCCGTTCTGGCAGATATGCCATGGGAGACTGAATGCATCACCGTCAACAAGGTGTGCGGCTCGGCCTTGAAGGCGGTTATGCTGGCTGCCCAGGCCGTCCAACTCGGGGATGCCGATGTGGTGGTGGCCGGCGGCATGGAAAACATGAGTATGGCCCCCTATTTTCTCGAAAAAGCCCGTTTCGGATACCGCATGGGTCCGGGCACGCTTCAGGATCACATGATTCGGGACGGACTGTGGGATATTGTCAACGATTTTCATATGGGCATTTCGAATGAACTCTGTTCTGAAAAGTACCGCATCAGCCGGGAAGACCAGGACCGATATGCAGTGGAGTCCTACCGGCGCACCCTGGACGCAGTCGCTTCCGGCAGATTTAATGATGAAATCGTACCGGTGGAGATTCCCCAGCGCAAAGGCAATCCGGTTATATTCAGCCAGGATGAATGCCCCCGGGAAACAAACGATGAACTCATGGCTGCGATGTCGCCGGCCTTTAAAAAAGGCGGGGTTACCACGGCCGGCAACGCTTCGGTAATCAGCGACGGCGCCGCAGCCGTGGTGGTCATGTCCAAAGACAAAGCGGCCCAACTGGGCTGCCGGGTTCTGGCGACCATCGGCGCCCAGGCGTCTTATGGGATCGACATGAAATATGTCCTGGTGGCGCCTATCTGGGCCATACCCAAATGTTTGGCAAAAGAAGGCATTTCAGGAAAAGATGTGGATTTATATGAAATCAACGAGGCTTTCAGCGGGTCCACGCTGGCGGTCCTGCGGGAACTCAAATTAGATCCCGCCAAGGTAAATGTAAATGGCGGCAGTGTCGCTCTGGGCCATCCCATCGGCGCCAGCGGCTGCCGGGTATTGGTTACCCTGCTCCATGAAATGATCCGGCAGGATAAAAAGATCGGCCTGGCATCGCTGTGCCTGGGAGGCGGGGAAGCTGTTGCCATGGTGGTGAAAAGATAGCCATAAGTGACGAGTGACAAGTAAAAGCGAGCCGGTCTAGTTTTTCGCCTATCACTGGTTACTCGTTACTCGTCACTTGTCACTGATAACTTGTCACTG
Coding sequences:
- a CDS encoding acyl-CoA dehydrogenase family protein, with the protein product MNFDLSKEQEMIRREVRKFAQTEIMPVASELEEKEEFSAELTRKMGEIGLFGTFVSEEYDGQGMDYLSYIIAVEEIARVDGSQAATIAAGNSLGIAPIYYFGTAAQKQKYLPKLCRGEALWGFGLTEPTAGSDAGGSKTTATQDGDEWVLNGSKIFITNAACEMSMGVTVQAVTGNRPGGKPEYTCFLVEHGTPGFKALPMHRKMMWRASNTAELFFDNVRLPMDAILGNKGDGFHQMLQTLDGGRLSIGAMGLGGAQGAYEAALKYARERVQFGQPISKFQAVAFKLADCALEIECARNLMYKACWLRDQNRPFGKEAAMAKLYCSELMGRVVNHAVQIFGGYGLMKDYQVERFYRDHKILDIGEGTSEVQRIVISRFIGC
- a CDS encoding methylmalonyl-CoA mutase family protein, whose translation is MDTEIKAYRPKHHIRFVTATALFDGHDASINIMRRILQETGVEVIHLGHNRSVREIVFAAIEEDVQGIGVSSYQGGHVEFFKYMLDLLTENGAGQIKVFGGGGGVIIPEEIRELEAYGVAKIYSPEDGAAVGLQGLINDLVSKIDFATGRPEKLNIKNLSCRNKRDIAQYITAVELLKASSGKDDRRLERIRSQLLQKTGKRRVPVVGITGTGGSGKSSLTDEIILRLLHDNKNIHIAVLSCDPSRRKTGGALLGDRIRMNSIGDGSVYMRSLATRQSNTEVPVALGDAIHVVKAAGFDLIIVETAGIGQGDSNITALSDVPIYVMTSEFGAASQLEKIDMLDYAELVVVNKFEKLGGEDALRDVRKQVQRNRHLWEAPLEDMPVFGTIASKFNDDGVTALYHAILDSIAAKTGMTFQSGLPEPDLKTSTSKTIIIPTQRTRYLSEISEIVRNYHLQTHTQAAAIRKAWHLREAAGAVGQDGSAEIFARLKKEVAKAEEALAEETRRLTQDWEDIKETYSKAELTYQVRDRETRVPLFTESLAHLRIPKIILPGYTDPGKIFEWLREENVPGRFPYTAGVFPLKRMDEEPTRMFAGEGNPARTNRRFKLLSAESEAKRLSTAFDSVTLYGQDPDKRPDIYGKIGTSGVSICSLDDMKILYDGFDLSAPNTSVSMTINGPAPILLAMFLNTAIDQQVDKYTVETGKAPSKKTYQKIRTAVLTNVRGTVQADILKEDQGQNTCIFSIDFALKMMGDVQDYFIRNNVRNFYSVSISGYHIAEAGANPITQLALTLANGFTYVEYYLSRGMPIDSFAPNLSFFFSNGMDPEYTVIGRVARRIWAIAMAAKYGGSARSQMLKYHIQTSGRSLHSQDIQFNDIRTALQALCAIYDNCNSLHTNAFDEAITTPSRESVRRALAIQLIINREWGLAKIENMNQGSFIVEELTNLVEEAVLMEFDRISERGGVLGAMETGYQRSKIQEESLYYEYLKHTGKLPIIGVNTFRDPDANLDEWAESVDLARATEAEKKSQLRRLSEFKKRHEKKAAKALARLQQVALAEENIFSELMETVRVCSLGQITEALYRVGGKYRRNM
- a CDS encoding acetyl-CoA C-acetyltransferase, which encodes MKEAVIVSAVRTPLGNFNGSLGNLGATKLGALVIAEAVKRAGIKKENVNEVIMGLVLPCGYGQNPAKQAAVLADMPWETECITVNKVCGSALKAVMLAAQAVQLGDADVVVAGGMENMSMAPYFLEKARFGYRMGPGTLQDHMIRDGLWDIVNDFHMGISNELCSEKYRISREDQDRYAVESYRRTLDAVASGRFNDEIVPVEIPQRKGNPVIFSQDECPRETNDELMAAMSPAFKKGGVTTAGNASVISDGAAAVVVMSKDKAAQLGCRVLATIGAQASYGIDMKYVLVAPIWAIPKCLAKEGISGKDVDLYEINEAFSGSTLAVLRELKLDPAKVNVNGGSVALGHPIGASGCRVLVTLLHEMIRQDKKIGLASLCLGGGEAVAMVVKR